In Candidatus Cloacimonadaceae bacterium, the DNA window CGAGCAGATTCTTGCGCCACCAATCCGAGTTTCTTTCCAGCTTGTCCCTGCGTTCGGTGGTTTTGGAAAGAATGTCCAAAACCTTGATCACTCCTGCCACCACTGGGGGTGCGATGGTGTTTGAGAACAGATAGGGGCGTGCTTTTTGACGGCAGAGTTCGACCAATTCTATTCTTCCGGAGACGCATCCACCGGAGGCGCCGCCAAGTCCTTTGCCGAAGGTGGTGGTGATGATGTCGATCTTGCCCATCACGCCGCACTTTTCATGAGTTCCACGTCCGGTCTTGCCAATGAAACCGGAAGCGTGCGATTCATCCACCAGCAGCATGGCGTCATACTTTTCGCACAGCGCGACCATCTCATCCAGCTTGGCAGTGTCGCCATCCATGGAATAGACTCCATCCGTGATCACAAGTTTGTGCCGCTTATCGCTGTGGAGGATGAGTTTATCTTCCAGATGTTTCATATCCGAGTGCTTGAATGAATCCGTCATGGCTTTGCAGAGCCGGATTCCGTCGATCAGTGAAGCGTGCACGAGGCGGTCTGAGATCATCACATCCTCTTCGTTCAGGATGGCTTCAAAGACACCGGCATTGGCATCCATGCAGGAAGGAAAGAGGATGGTATCTTCGGTGCCAAGGAATTCGGTGACCTTGCGTTCCAGCTCTTTGTGAATATCCTGCGTACCGCAAATGAAACGTACTGAGGACATGCCGTAGCCACGTTCTCTCAAGCCTTCGTGTGCGGCTTCCACCACTTCCGGATGGCTGGACAATCCCAGATAGTTGTTGGCACAGATATTGATGACTTTTTTTAGCGGAGCTCCGGGAGGGAATTCAACTTCGATCACTGCATCCTGCACGGAATGGATGTAGCGTTCGATCTTGAAAATCCCCGCGTCCTGCAGGGCCTTGATCTGCCCCTGATAAGAGGTACGTACTTTGTCGCTATACGCCATTATCCCCCCCCCTATTTATTCAGGAATTCCTGCACCAATACGGTAATCTTATCGACGGTGTCGAAAGCTTCCGGAGTTGCTCTATCATCGGGCAAGCTGATCTTGTATTTGGTTTCCAGAAAGCGTTTCAGGGAAACCATCGAGAAGGAATCGACATAGCCTCCGGAAATCAGAGCCGTATCGTATGTGATCTCGTCATCCTGATCTTCCATGTATTCCTGGATCACGTATTCCAGTACTACTTTGCGAATTTCGTCCATTTGTTTATCTCCTTTGGGGTTTATTATCAATCGTCTTCGAGGGATGAGATATCGCCCAAGTCTTCACCGGCTTCCTGAGCTTTGAGCAGACGGCGCATGATCTTGCCGCTGCGGGTTTTGGGCAGGCTTGCCACAAACTCCATTTCCTGCGGCATCGCCAGAGGGGAGAGTTTTTTGCGGATGAAGTTCATGATTTCCAGATCGAGTTCATCGCTGGCAGTGTATCCCGGTTTGAGGCAGATGAAGGCTTTCACCACTTCCATATTGATAAAGTCCGGCTTTGCGACCACTGCGGATTCGGCTACTGCAGGATGTTCCAATAGGGCGGATTCCACTTCAAAGGGGCTGACCAGATGTCCGCCGGTATTGATGATATCGTCGTCGCGTCCCACAAACCAGTAGTATCCATCCAGATCGATGTATGCTCTGTCGCCGGGAATATACCAGCCTTTGCAGAACTTTGCGCGGTAAGTGGTTTCATTGTTCCAATACATTCTCATCATGGCGGGCCAGTCCGGTCTGAAACCGATCAATCCAATCTTGCCGGTTTCCTTGATCTCTTCATAAGATTCGGCATCCACAACGGTGCCGGTGATCCCGGGGAAGGTTTTGCCCATCGAGCCGGGTTTGATCTTCATGCCCGGAAAGTTGGTGATCATGATCGAGCCGGTTTCGGTCTGCCAATAACTATCGTGAAATTTGAGTCCAAAGACCTTTTCAGACCAGATCACGGCTTCGGAATTGAGCGGTTCGCCTACGCTGGCAAGGTGTCTAAGGCAGCTCAGATCGTATTTGGTGATGACTTCGTCTCCAGCTTTCATCAGGGATCGGATCGCCGTGGGGGCGGAATACCACACTGAAATGCGGTGTTTTTCGATAAATCTGTACCAGGCGTCGGCGGAGAAACCGATGTCGTTCACGCACAGAGTAGCGCCCATCGCCCAAGCACCAATGATTCCGTAGGAAGTGCCGGTGACCCAACCAGGATCGGCAGTGCACCAATAAATGTCATTTTCCTGAAGATCGAGCACCCACTTGGTGGTGAGATACTGCGAAATTAGGGAATAGTGCACATGCTTCACGCCTTTGGGCATGCCGGTGGTTCCGGAGGTGTAATGCAGCACGGAGGGGCTTTCCGCCAGGGTGGGATAGACCTGAAATTCGTCCACGCGGTCCGCCTCATCCATTTTGAAGGCAATCTCTCGATCCTGCAAGGGAGATTTGCCGTTGTCATCGACAATAATGATGTGTTTGAGGTGGGGAAGTTTGTCCAATATCTTGCGGACTTTGCCCAAATGCTTTTTCTGAGTGATGATCGCCGTGGTTTCGGCATTTTCCAGTCTCACAGCGAGGGATTCGTCACCGAAGGCGGAAAAAAGCGGTTGGGCGATGGCACCGGTTTTGAGGATGCCCAGGAAGCCGATATATAGCTCCGGAATCCGATCCAAAAACAGGCAAACACGTTGCTCGGGCTCGATCCCGATCTTGCG includes these proteins:
- the kbl gene encoding glycine C-acetyltransferase, whose amino-acid sequence is MAYSDKVRTSYQGQIKALQDAGIFKIERYIHSVQDAVIEVEFPPGAPLKKVINICANNYLGLSSHPEVVEAAHEGLRERGYGMSSVRFICGTQDIHKELERKVTEFLGTEDTILFPSCMDANAGVFEAILNEEDVMISDRLVHASLIDGIRLCKAMTDSFKHSDMKHLEDKLILHSDKRHKLVITDGVYSMDGDTAKLDEMVALCEKYDAMLLVDESHASGFIGKTGRGTHEKCGVMGKIDIITTTFGKGLGGASGGCVSGRIELVELCRQKARPYLFSNTIAPPVVAGVIKVLDILSKTTERRDKLERNSDWWRKNLLEAGFILQKGDTPIVPVMLFNAKLSQDFALDLFEEGVYAIGFFFPVVPQGKARIRTQISAAHDMHHLEKALAAFIKVGRKYDILGKTKNEIITMYGN
- a CDS encoding acyl carrier protein — its product is MDEIRKVVLEYVIQEYMEDQDDEITYDTALISGGYVDSFSMVSLKRFLETKYKISLPDDRATPEAFDTVDKITVLVQEFLNK
- the acsA gene encoding acetate--CoA ligase; this translates as MHNIGSYDERIKNFSWSLAERELEYQAGDVINIGWYCSDRICNKGMGEKLALIWEGLGGKEKRYTFNDVRQLSNVFGVFLRKIGIEPEQRVCLFLDRIPELYIGFLGILKTGAIAQPLFSAFGDESLAVRLENAETTAIITQKKHLGKVRKILDKLPHLKHIIIVDDNGKSPLQDREIAFKMDEADRVDEFQVYPTLAESPSVLHYTSGTTGMPKGVKHVHYSLISQYLTTKWVLDLQENDIYWCTADPGWVTGTSYGIIGAWAMGATLCVNDIGFSADAWYRFIEKHRISVWYSAPTAIRSLMKAGDEVITKYDLSCLRHLASVGEPLNSEAVIWSEKVFGLKFHDSYWQTETGSIMITNFPGMKIKPGSMGKTFPGITGTVVDAESYEEIKETGKIGLIGFRPDWPAMMRMYWNNETTYRAKFCKGWYIPGDRAYIDLDGYYWFVGRDDDIINTGGHLVSPFEVESALLEHPAVAESAVVAKPDFINMEVVKAFICLKPGYTASDELDLEIMNFIRKKLSPLAMPQEMEFVASLPKTRSGKIMRRLLKAQEAGEDLGDISSLEDD